One segment of Comamonas thiooxydans DNA contains the following:
- the prmA gene encoding 50S ribosomal protein L11 methyltransferase, with the protein MFELSLLCPEDRVETISEALDALDALSVSVEDADAQTEAEQALFGEPGMPAPKEGWNRSRVIALYPDEAAATEARDLLLPQDFFEGCKILALKPVPEQDWVRLTQSQFEPVDITPEFWIVPTWHELPEQAKVSIRLDPGLAFGTGTHPTTRMCLRWIARQPKGTLGRTLDYGCGSGILAIGAAKFGATDVDAVDIDPAAVESTNYNTSANHVEVRAGLPDAAGGEYRTVLANILATPLKVLAPLLCGRVQAGGNLVLAGILERQADELKEAYAPYLKLEVADSEDGWILMTAQRAA; encoded by the coding sequence ATGTTCGAGCTGAGCCTGCTGTGCCCCGAAGATCGGGTCGAAACCATTAGCGAAGCGCTGGATGCACTCGATGCATTGAGCGTGTCCGTAGAAGATGCCGATGCGCAGACCGAAGCCGAGCAGGCACTGTTCGGCGAGCCTGGCATGCCGGCACCGAAAGAAGGCTGGAACCGCAGCCGCGTGATCGCCCTCTATCCCGACGAAGCCGCAGCCACCGAGGCGCGTGATCTGCTGCTGCCGCAGGACTTTTTTGAGGGCTGCAAGATTCTGGCCCTCAAGCCCGTGCCCGAGCAGGACTGGGTGCGCCTGACGCAGTCGCAGTTCGAGCCCGTGGATATCACGCCCGAGTTCTGGATCGTTCCCACCTGGCATGAACTGCCCGAGCAGGCCAAGGTCAGCATCCGTCTGGACCCTGGTCTGGCTTTCGGTACCGGCACCCATCCCACTACTCGCATGTGTCTGCGCTGGATTGCACGCCAGCCCAAGGGCACCCTGGGACGCACGCTGGACTATGGATGTGGCTCGGGCATTTTGGCCATTGGTGCAGCCAAGTTCGGCGCGACCGATGTGGATGCGGTGGACATCGATCCCGCGGCCGTGGAATCGACCAACTACAACACCAGTGCCAACCATGTGGAAGTCAGGGCCGGCCTGCCAGATGCGGCTGGCGGTGAGTACCGGACCGTGCTGGCCAATATTCTGGCTACGCCGCTCAAGGTGCTGGCGCCGCTGCTGTGCGGTCGTGTGCAAGCTGGCGGCAATCTGGTGTTGGCGGGCATTCTGGAACGCCAGGCCGACGAGCTGAAAGAGGCCTATGCGCCTTATCTCAAGCTGGAGGTGGCCGACAGCGAAGACGGCTGGATTCTCATGACTGCACAGCGAGCAGCCTGA
- a CDS encoding TlpA disulfide reductase family protein has protein sequence MSENTSENKSTNGSRRLWLTGAVAAVAAGGGAGVAWWRSQPQAMGPGVEAQLWSHTFETPDGKPFAMAALQGRPLLVNFWATWCPPCVKELPMLSEFAAQQGAKGIQVVGLAVDKSEAVLRFLQRQPVQFPVAIAMQGGLGLSRSLGNLQGGLPFTVLFDAKGQVRQRKIGELSSEDLTDWSK, from the coding sequence ATGAGTGAAAACACCTCTGAGAACAAGTCGACCAATGGCTCGCGCCGCCTGTGGCTGACCGGCGCAGTGGCTGCAGTTGCGGCCGGGGGGGGCGCCGGTGTGGCCTGGTGGCGCAGCCAGCCGCAGGCCATGGGCCCTGGCGTCGAGGCACAGCTATGGAGTCATACGTTTGAAACCCCCGATGGCAAGCCTTTTGCCATGGCCGCTTTACAGGGCCGCCCCCTGCTGGTGAACTTCTGGGCCACCTGGTGTCCGCCCTGTGTCAAGGAGCTGCCCATGCTCAGCGAGTTTGCGGCGCAGCAAGGTGCAAAAGGTATTCAGGTCGTTGGCCTCGCGGTTGACAAATCCGAAGCCGTGCTGCGTTTTTTGCAGCGTCAGCCCGTGCAGTTCCCGGTAGCCATCGCCATGCAAGGGGGATTGGGACTGAGCAGAAGCCTGGGTAACTTGCAGGGAGGCTTGCCATTCACGGTTCTTTTTGATGCCAAGGGGCAAGTGCGGCAACGTAAAATAGGCGAGCTTTCCAGCGAAGATCTGACAGATTGGAGCAAATAG
- the accC gene encoding acetyl-CoA carboxylase biotin carboxylase subunit has translation MFKKILVANRGEIALRIQRACRELGIKAVMVYSEADRDAKYVKLADEAVCIGPAPSPLSYLNMPAIISAAEVTDAEAIHPGYGFLSENADFAERVEKSGFTFIGPTPENIRTMGDKVSAKQAMIKAGVPCVPGSDGELPDDPALIKRIAKTIGYPVIIKASGGGGGRGMRVVHTEAALINAVQMTKAEAGAAFGNPAVYMEKYLQNPRHVEIQVLADTHKNAVYLGERDCSMQRRHQKVIEEAPAPGIPRRLIEKIGERCAAACKKIGYRGAGTFEFLYENGEFYFIEMNTRVQVEHPITELITGIDIVRTQIMIAAGEKMPFTQRQVEFKGHAIECRVNAEDPYKFIPSPGRISMWHAPGGPGVRVDTHVYNNYFVPPNYDSMIGKIIAYGDTREQAMARMRTALLETVVEGIKTNIPLHQDLMVDSKFMEGGTNIHYLEEWLTHRTPNKR, from the coding sequence ATGTTTAAGAAAATTTTGGTTGCCAATCGGGGCGAGATCGCCCTGCGCATCCAGCGCGCTTGCCGTGAGCTGGGTATCAAGGCGGTGATGGTGTATTCCGAAGCCGATCGCGATGCCAAGTACGTCAAGCTGGCCGATGAGGCCGTCTGTATCGGCCCGGCTCCTTCTCCGCTGTCCTACCTCAACATGCCGGCCATCATCTCGGCTGCCGAGGTGACCGATGCGGAAGCCATCCACCCCGGTTACGGCTTTTTGTCCGAGAACGCCGACTTTGCCGAGCGTGTGGAAAAGAGCGGTTTCACCTTTATCGGCCCGACTCCCGAGAACATCCGCACCATGGGTGACAAGGTTTCGGCCAAGCAAGCCATGATCAAGGCCGGTGTGCCTTGCGTGCCCGGCTCGGACGGCGAACTGCCCGACGATCCCGCACTCATCAAGCGCATTGCCAAGACCATCGGCTATCCCGTGATCATCAAGGCCTCGGGCGGCGGCGGCGGTCGCGGCATGCGTGTGGTGCACACAGAAGCTGCACTGATCAATGCTGTGCAGATGACCAAGGCCGAAGCCGGCGCTGCTTTCGGCAATCCTGCCGTCTACATGGAAAAGTACCTGCAGAACCCACGTCACGTGGAGATCCAGGTGCTGGCCGATACGCACAAGAACGCCGTGTATCTGGGCGAGCGCGACTGCTCCATGCAGCGTCGCCACCAGAAGGTGATCGAGGAAGCTCCGGCTCCCGGCATTCCCCGTCGTCTGATCGAGAAGATCGGCGAGCGCTGCGCTGCGGCCTGCAAGAAGATCGGCTATCGCGGTGCGGGTACTTTCGAGTTCCTGTACGAGAACGGCGAGTTCTACTTCATCGAGATGAACACCCGCGTGCAGGTGGAGCATCCCATCACCGAGCTGATCACGGGCATCGACATCGTGCGCACCCAGATCATGATCGCTGCCGGCGAGAAGATGCCTTTCACCCAGCGCCAGGTCGAGTTCAAGGGGCACGCCATCGAGTGCCGTGTGAACGCCGAAGATCCGTACAAGTTCATCCCTTCGCCCGGCCGCATCTCCATGTGGCATGCTCCCGGCGGTCCTGGCGTGCGCGTTGACACCCATGTGTACAACAATTACTTCGTGCCGCCCAACTACGACTCCATGATCGGCAAGATCATTGCCTATGGCGATACCCGCGAGCAGGCCATGGCCCGCATGCGCACGGCCTTGCTGGAGACCGTGGTGGAAGGCATCAAAACCAATATTCCGCTGCACCAGGATCTGATGGTCGACTCCAAGTTCATGGAAGGCGGCACCAACATCCACTATCTGGAAGAGTGGCTGACGCATCGCACGCCCAACAAGCGATGA
- the accB gene encoding acetyl-CoA carboxylase biotin carboxyl carrier protein, which produces MDLRKLKTLIDLVSESNVSELEITEAEGKVRIVKSEGVVHQYVAAPVQAAPVMAAPLAAAPVAAAPVAAAAPAAEGHVVKSPMVGTFYRASSPGAKPFVDVGSQVKEGETICIVEAMKILNEIEADKTGTIVRVLGENGQAVEYGQPLFVIE; this is translated from the coding sequence ATGGATTTGCGAAAACTCAAGACCCTTATTGATCTCGTGTCCGAATCGAATGTGTCGGAACTGGAGATCACCGAAGCAGAGGGCAAGGTCCGTATCGTCAAGAGCGAAGGTGTGGTTCACCAATACGTTGCTGCCCCCGTGCAAGCCGCTCCTGTGATGGCTGCCCCCTTGGCTGCCGCTCCCGTTGCCGCTGCTCCTGTGGCGGCCGCAGCCCCTGCTGCTGAAGGCCATGTGGTCAAGTCGCCCATGGTCGGTACTTTCTACCGTGCCTCCAGCCCCGGCGCCAAGCCCTTTGTGGATGTGGGAAGCCAGGTCAAGGAAGGCGAAACCATCTGCATCGTTGAAGCCATGAAGATCCTCAACGAAATCGAAGCCGACAAGACCGGCACCATTGTTCGCGTTCTGGGTGAAAACGGCCAGGCTGTGGAATACGGCCAGCCTCTGTTCGTGATCGAGTGA